In the Populus trichocarpa isolate Nisqually-1 chromosome 8, P.trichocarpa_v4.1, whole genome shotgun sequence genome, AGATATATCTAAAGAGTAGAAAAATTATATCACCTGAAATCgaattatttcttattaatgttaaaatagcGACATGGGAAGATATATCTAAACGTGGGTATTGGAGGTCTAGACCATCATCAAatgcatttattaaaaaaattatttttcatcttttcttttattctatcTCGCGATAGTAACAATATTGATAGCAAACCTATTTATCACTCGGCCGACAACACATCAGGGGTTCTGTCCGGTGATGAGGATTTACAGAATTCTGaacaacaactaaaacaaatcCCACTGTTGATCATAGAGGCATGGCCTATAGATCAATAAATCTCACATCATTTCATCATGGTTACATGGAATTTACAGTAGATACTCGAagcaatatttgatttttcaaggcGAAAGCGTTCTAGGGACGATAATGTCCCCAATGTTGTTGTGCCATGGGTCAGCCAAGTGAGTTGCCAAGTTCTCCAATGGTCCAGTGCCAGGGTAAGCTGACTGCTGCACACAGAACCCAACAAATGCCAACAGTGCTAGACGGCCTACGACATGATCAGATGCGTATTGGATTAGTAATAATTCAAGAACTCACGTAACTTAGCAACAAGAATTGGAACCATACACCAAAATTGTTAGATtaccatttttaatttctttgactTTGTATTCCTCGAACTTCTTAGGGTCCTTGGAGAAGCCCAGAGGATCAAAAGCACCGCCAGGGTACTTCTTCTTCTCTGGGTCTTTCTCCATGCTACGTTGGTGCTCCACAAAGGCGATGGCAACGAATTCAATGGCCAAGACGGTAGGGAGGGTCCCCCATGGAACTGGCTGGCCCAAATAAGTAGCTTGGCCACCTGGGGCTGCAGCCCACTCTTGAGCTTTCACCCAGTTGCCCAGACCTAAGGCCTCTGGTATTAGGATTCCAGGCTGCAAAATGAATTAGAATCAAATTagtaaaagtaaaattatacCCTCCTCAGCTAAAGGGATTTTTGTGGCAATTTAAAGGAGTATTTGAAAATACGGTTTTaatcatcatgtttttttaaattaaaaaaaattattttttttacttaaaatttatttttatcaaaaataaaaataaatttttatcgttgatgttttatcaaaaataatttttaaaaaataaataaatattattttaatatatttcttaataaaaaatattttaaactattacCTTTACTATAATCACATTCAGACGCTATTACTTTGTTACCTAGCACAGCTGAAATCAAGGATCCATTTTGTGACGtagtttcttattcttttgcATTGGGAGATTCAATTCTAGACTGTATCGTACCATATTATGCAACTTTAGCAGCTAAAACTTTCCAGCACCCAGGATATGATAACATGGcatatgaaaaataagaaacaactGAGATTAATAAAAGACTTACAACAGCAAGCATAGCCCATCTGCAGTGAATGAGCTCAGACTCCTTGTATCTCTCGAGATTCTCAGGGACCTCACCCAGTCTAAGTGGGTCGAACCCAAAGTCACTGCAACACACCATCCCAACTAACTCATCAACAAAATTTCACAAAAACAGCATGTGCTGTGTAACATTATGTACatgaaaagaagatgaagaagaaatccgaagtttgaaatttaatttacagtccattaaattattagtggTACTGTTTACCCTGGGGCTGAGCCATCAAGGTAAGGTGGACGAGGCTGGCCAGGCAGCCAGTCAGCTGACATGGTGACACGAGAGGTGCCATTGACACTAGGAAGTGGAATTGAAGAGGCAAATTTGGACTTTGAAGATGATAGGAGTGAAGGGAAAGCAGTGGCAATGCCACAGCTCATCAATGTATTGGTGGCGGCCATATATTCTGTTAGAATCTGTGGCGAAGTGAAGTTGAGTTTGTGAGAAAGGATGATGAAGAAAGCGAGGACATTACAAGTTATTAGGCAAAGGGGGGATATAGGCAAAATCTATGTGGACTGTAATTGGCTAAGGAGACCTGCTTGGGACTTGCTATTGGGCCACGTTGGATATGTTAATCTGGTTGCAGGGGTTCGTGTGACATCCAGTGGCATGTGGTTGAGATTGAGTGCCAGCTACAAGAATCGAAGGTGCGTTTTAGGGAGTAAAAATGGAGGAGAAAAAGTTAATCGTCTATATGCCTCACAGCACGGGTTGGCAAAGGTCCGTTAAACATGAAACACTCGTCATATTAGCGGGTATGTGCTTGTGGATATGAAATTATGCtagcttttgatttttgttccAGAATACAATAAACAAAGATATTTTGGACTGGAAATTTCTAGCACATAAATATCTTGGACCCTAGGTTCACATGCCTATAGAACATCAAACCATTCAAAAACTTTTGGATGGGAAATGGGATGAACAACTTAACATGAAATCTTCTAATACATGCCAAAGTATTTTTGTGTTGCAAGTTGAATCTTTTGTTGGCAAATCATATTATGATCCAGTCTCAAGCCATCTTTTGTTGTTATTGATGTTGCCTGCTCACATCAGGTAAGGGTCATTTATACACTTGGGGAAGGGGTTTTGCTGGCGCTTCTGATGCTAACTTTCCTCAGCTTTCACCTTCATCAATGGGGTGCACGAAGGCTGCCCTTGGATGGAATCACTGCTTACTGTTGTCAGGTCAATgcatttcttttcctctctatATTCGTAGTCTTGAACAACCCCTCACCTCGCTCCTGTGTTAAGACTTAAATGATGATGTGATATCTTGAACAGGTGATGAGAAGAAGTATTTATGCTTGGTGGCAATTACCATGGGCCGGGTTCTTTGTGATCTTAAGACTCAAATGAGTGCAGTGAAGCACCTTTCAGGTAGTGCATTTATTCGACCTGCATTAGCATTGTTGTACATGAATACAAATATATGTGATAAGTAATGAATAATTGTTCTATATCACTTTCAAAAATGGAAGAAGAGACTTTTGCAGTTCCTTGTTTTTAATGATGGGTAAGGAGCTTCAAGAAATTGAAACTGTTCCTGGGTAGATTTTGTTGCTCAAGATGCTCGAGACTCGAGAGACCAAATCTACAAAAGTATGAATCCAGAAAAGCCCAGCACTGTTTCCCACTCAgagctgaattttttttccttttcacatCAGCTGAGAAAGGTCTGGTTTGTATCTTCATTAATGACCCATCTGCCGAGACTCTATCTGAATGAGTGTTTCTAGGATAACAATTTAGGATCGTAAAAGCCATAGCTAGATGACACTTATGAAACCGTTCTAAGGTTGTTGTTTGATCTTGGATAATTCAAgtgaaaaaacttgaaatgtttTCATTCGATCGTCCATGTCATGTCCTTTTCTATACATTAAACAGTTTATGATATCCAGTGTCAGCAGCATCAGTGCTAATTAGAGTCGTTTATTGTTTATTACGTGCTGCATTGTAGtgctctctttttatttatttagattttagttttgaagttgtatttcaaataataatatacagCTTGCTGTAAGCTAATTTTGTTtgtatacatacatacatacatacatacatggcAACTGTAGTTGaatatcctttttcttcacTGGAACTCAACTCCTCTTACCTCAATCTCTTCGGTTTGACTTACTGTCATCAATTTTCCtactacatgtttttttttttttttttatcaaatagggacttagttattattattattattattatttaattttgtggtTGTTAAATGCATTTTACTTTagattttaaatgtttttatgttCACAATTTTTCGTTGCTTGTGAGTTTTATATTGATGTACCTTTTCACTACAGTTTATTTGTCCGTGAATTCGAACccgtattttaaattattcgtagttttcttattcatattttgtttttcaacaaaaattatttaaaaaaacactccaatcccaaaaaaaaaagaaggttaaaCGGCAGGTCGTTTTAAGAACAAATACAAGACCATTTTCTGATCTAAGAAACCCGGGCCAACTCGAGTTGAAACTCTCTTAATCTTTATCAGTAAGTAAACTCACGGAAGCGATTACTAGATCACCCGTTGCATTTTTCAACCAAATCAAACTGATCCGATCAAAACCCTAAATCTTTCCATTATGAGCTCTCCACCCATTCTCGGAGTAATCACTCTATCTCTTCTTGAATTCTCGCTGTTCCTTGCCGGATCTTGACCCGATTAACCTAATTGTTTTCAAATGACAGGGCGCGAGCTTGTTTACAGGATTCACGAAGCTATGCAAAGGTCTCGCGGTTGTTCTCGTCACCTGTCACATCTTAGTTCAGATTTTACCCCCTGCTGTTAACTATCTTGCTCTTATTCCTGCCAGGTATCTTCTAACTTTTCAATTCGTGAATTCCTTGCTTGCTtcattcatttttatccttataaattgaaaaattggtATCTCCGCAGTGTGTATTTTAGTAATGTGTTATTGATTAGCGACGGTAAAGGATCCGGAAATGGTAACGTGAGGCAGAATGTTAGGAGCTGAGAGCTAACTACTCAAGATATGCA is a window encoding:
- the LOC7457873 gene encoding chlorophyll a-b binding protein 6, chloroplastic; amino-acid sequence: MAATNTLMSCGIATAFPSLLSSSKSKFASSIPLPSVNGTSRVTMSADWLPGQPRPPYLDGSAPGDFGFDPLRLGEVPENLERYKESELIHCRWAMLAVPGILIPEALGLGNWVKAQEWAAAPGGQATYLGQPVPWGTLPTVLAIEFVAIAFVEHQRSMEKDPEKKKYPGGAFDPLGFSKDPKKFEEYKVKEIKNGRLALLAFVGFCVQQSAYPGTGPLENLATHLADPWHNNIGDIIVPRTLSP